From the Thermococcus sp. 18S1 genome, one window contains:
- a CDS encoding MFS transporter, which yields MSLNRNFWLFAVGRFVSQLGWAVQDVALPLYVLDQTHSGGMMTLFVLAEMIPVLIVMPFAGVIGDRYNRKWLMVGFDLARGVLLFGVLAFHLLGIYQLLVVQVIMGTMSAFFGAATNAMFPDLVEPDELERANSIAGSSNILARLIGPALGGIIYAVGGIALALLINAVSFFGSGLFEVMIHYEWKTRELESASQVIKDIKEGLHFLLSNRYLMTIMTFALFMAALGQPFGAVVMPYAFREVLKFSSQQFGLLESFFMGGMLLGNLIIAVKVGRKAGRFLFIALFISGLMILAFMWVISPFANLNREQAFVALAAIGATWGAVEAFVNVPLNSKIQRAIPTELRGRVMSALIVLMNISGPLGLALIGPLLDRYPAWQVTFVLWLGMAVVVVYYWIRYSGVLLGEAEGS from the coding sequence GTGAGCCTCAACAGGAACTTCTGGCTCTTCGCAGTGGGAAGGTTCGTTTCCCAGCTCGGCTGGGCGGTGCAGGACGTTGCACTGCCCCTCTACGTCCTTGACCAGACTCACAGCGGGGGCATGATGACGCTCTTCGTTCTGGCGGAGATGATTCCAGTCCTCATCGTGATGCCCTTCGCCGGCGTTATCGGAGACAGGTACAACAGGAAATGGCTCATGGTGGGATTTGACCTGGCGAGGGGCGTTCTTCTGTTTGGAGTTCTTGCATTCCACCTTCTCGGTATCTACCAGCTCCTCGTGGTGCAGGTGATAATGGGCACGATGAGCGCTTTCTTTGGTGCGGCAACGAACGCAATGTTTCCCGACCTCGTCGAGCCGGACGAGCTCGAGCGGGCCAACTCCATAGCCGGCTCCTCCAACATACTGGCCCGCCTCATCGGTCCCGCCCTTGGGGGTATAATCTATGCCGTGGGGGGCATTGCACTGGCCCTTCTTATCAATGCGGTAAGCTTTTTCGGTTCCGGCCTGTTTGAGGTCATGATACACTACGAATGGAAGACCCGGGAACTTGAAAGCGCTTCCCAGGTCATAAAAGACATAAAAGAGGGTCTGCATTTCCTCCTCTCCAACCGCTACTTGATGACGATAATGACCTTTGCCCTCTTTATGGCCGCGCTGGGTCAGCCCTTTGGGGCGGTTGTAATGCCCTACGCCTTCAGGGAGGTTCTCAAGTTTTCCAGTCAACAGTTTGGGCTGCTTGAGAGCTTCTTCATGGGCGGAATGCTCCTGGGGAACCTGATAATAGCCGTGAAAGTCGGGAGGAAAGCGGGCAGGTTCCTATTCATAGCCCTGTTCATCAGCGGGTTGATGATTCTGGCATTTATGTGGGTTATAAGTCCCTTTGCCAATCTCAACAGGGAGCAGGCGTTCGTGGCTCTAGCGGCCATTGGAGCGACATGGGGAGCGGTTGAGGCCTTCGTTAACGTGCCCCTCAACTCAAAAATCCAGAGGGCGATTCCCACTGAACTCCGCGGCAGGGTTATGTCGGCCCTCATAGTTTTGATGAACATCTCAGGCCCGCTTGGTCTCGCCCTAATCGGTCCCCTGCTTGACCGCTATCCTGCGTGGCAGGTTACCTTCGTTCTCTGGCTCGGGATGGCGGTTGTGGTTGTGTACTACTGGATCCGCTACTCTGGAGTTCTGTTGGGGGAAGCGGAGGGCTCTTAG
- a CDS encoding MFS transporter produces MFEDFRGMGRNFWLYTVGRWISQAGWVVQDVAVPLYVLDQTGSGAMMSLFVMAELIPRLLVNPIAGVIGDRYDRKKLMYGLDIARGVLLFAVIGFNLLGIYQLLAVQIAMSVMGAFFSAGIVGMFPDLVAREQLARANSILQSGGQVLRILGPILGGVIYAFGGIKLAILINAVSFFGSGLFEILIEYRRETRELSNIREVWDDMLEGFRFMRNSRNLMVFVSFGILLNTLLNPVFVVVLPYLARIELGLSAVKFGSIGTAATLGALAGNLLIALKLGERSEDFLFHAIFVQLFSIMCLAFVTHPALGGFAYPALLAIMVAGGFFNTLMNVPLFTKLQKAVPDEVRSRFFTAMETIMLATTPLGMALVGPLLDAVGTAVIILALTLPSVLIAMYYYFRFRETVINIGSETAEVVP; encoded by the coding sequence ATGTTCGAGGATTTCCGGGGGATGGGCCGGAACTTCTGGCTCTACACCGTGGGCAGGTGGATATCACAGGCCGGATGGGTCGTGCAGGATGTGGCCGTTCCGCTCTACGTGCTCGACCAGACGGGCAGCGGGGCGATGATGAGCCTCTTCGTGATGGCGGAGCTGATTCCGAGGCTGCTCGTGAACCCGATAGCTGGAGTGATAGGTGACCGCTACGACAGGAAGAAGCTCATGTATGGATTGGACATAGCGAGGGGAGTTCTCCTCTTCGCGGTCATAGGGTTCAACCTGCTGGGAATATACCAGCTCCTTGCAGTTCAGATAGCGATGAGCGTCATGGGAGCGTTCTTCTCAGCAGGCATAGTCGGGATGTTTCCCGACCTGGTGGCGAGGGAGCAGCTTGCGAGGGCAAACTCTATACTCCAGAGCGGAGGACAGGTACTCAGGATACTCGGCCCCATCCTTGGAGGAGTAATCTACGCCTTTGGGGGCATTAAGCTGGCTATCCTGATAAACGCGGTCAGCTTCTTCGGCTCCGGCCTCTTCGAAATCCTGATCGAGTACCGCAGGGAAACGCGGGAGCTCTCAAACATCCGCGAGGTCTGGGACGACATGCTTGAGGGTTTCCGTTTCATGAGGAACTCAAGAAACCTCATGGTGTTCGTGAGCTTTGGAATACTGCTCAACACCCTCCTCAACCCGGTGTTCGTGGTGGTCCTTCCCTACCTCGCCAGGATCGAGCTGGGCCTGTCCGCTGTCAAGTTCGGCAGCATCGGAACGGCGGCAACGCTGGGTGCCCTGGCAGGAAACCTCCTCATAGCTCTCAAACTCGGGGAGAGGTCGGAGGACTTTCTGTTCCATGCGATCTTTGTGCAGCTCTTCAGCATCATGTGTCTGGCTTTCGTAACGCACCCCGCACTCGGCGGATTCGCCTATCCAGCTCTGCTGGCGATAATGGTTGCGGGAGGCTTTTTCAACACCCTGATGAACGTGCCCCTCTTCACGAAGCTCCAGAAGGCGGTTCCCGACGAGGTCCGCTCCAGATTCTTCACGGCGATGGAAACCATAATGCTCGCTACCACCCCCCTCGGCATGGCCCTCGTTGGGCCCCTGCTCGATGCCGTGGGCACCGCAGTAATAATCCTCGCCCTCACACTCCCGAGCGTGCTGATAGCTATGTACTATTACTTCCGCTTTAGGGAAACCGTTATAAACATCGGTTCAGAAACTGCGGAGGTGGTGCCGTGA
- a CDS encoding DUF4097 family beta strand repeat-containing protein, whose amino-acid sequence MIFENVREVDIKATNGRIEIEGWENDYAEVNYTVHGEVNIEVEQKGSKLIIREDPKKKFLNLLRENGWAEIEVKVPRNVLISAKNVNGELKARGVRFEDVTTVNGELDLKDCEAEKLSTVNGEIRAHLTVAGPLKASTVNGEIELTIEELEGDVEVSCVNGDIVLRLTEFCDARIVSKRVNGDVRLVGIGPDDPVIGTGEFEVKASTVNGDVRIELI is encoded by the coding sequence ATGATATTTGAAAACGTCCGGGAAGTTGATATAAAGGCCACCAACGGCCGGATCGAGATTGAAGGCTGGGAGAACGACTACGCCGAGGTGAACTACACAGTTCACGGGGAGGTAAACATCGAAGTCGAGCAGAAGGGGAGCAAACTCATCATCAGGGAGGATCCGAAGAAAAAGTTCCTGAACCTGCTCAGGGAGAACGGCTGGGCAGAGATAGAAGTGAAGGTTCCGCGGAACGTTCTGATAAGCGCGAAGAACGTGAACGGCGAGCTTAAGGCCCGGGGCGTGCGCTTTGAAGACGTCACCACTGTAAACGGTGAGCTGGACCTGAAGGACTGCGAGGCCGAAAAGCTCAGCACCGTGAACGGCGAGATACGGGCCCACCTAACGGTCGCCGGCCCCCTAAAGGCTTCCACAGTGAACGGTGAAATCGAGCTTACCATCGAGGAGCTGGAGGGAGACGTCGAGGTAAGCTGCGTTAACGGCGACATCGTGCTTCGCCTGACCGAGTTCTGCGATGCCAGGATAGTCAGCAAGAGGGTCAACGGAGACGTTAGGCTGGTCGGCATAGGCCCGGACGACCCCGTTATAGGAACGGGCGAGTTCGAGGTCAAGGCCAGCACCGTGAACGGCGACGTGAGGATAGAGCTGATTTGA
- a CDS encoding cob(I)yrinic acid a,c-diamide adenosyltransferase, with amino-acid sequence MSITTKTGDKGLTGLFTGDRVAKCSPIMEANGNIDELDSFLGEAKHYVPGEMAEILERIQVHLYDLMAEIASKGKYAKVGEEEVEWLEGLIHEYEQEVQLRTFVLPGSTIASAKLDVCRAVARRTERSVARLVLDYGFGQNALVYLNRLSDLLFIMARAIEKREGKLKEVK; translated from the coding sequence ATGTCCATCACTACAAAAACGGGGGATAAGGGCCTAACAGGTCTCTTCACCGGCGACCGCGTGGCGAAGTGCTCACCGATAATGGAAGCCAATGGAAACATAGACGAGCTCGACAGCTTCCTGGGGGAGGCCAAGCATTATGTGCCCGGGGAGATGGCCGAGATTCTTGAGCGGATACAGGTTCATCTCTACGACCTGATGGCGGAGATAGCGAGCAAGGGGAAGTACGCGAAGGTTGGCGAGGAGGAGGTCGAATGGCTTGAGGGACTTATCCATGAATATGAACAAGAGGTTCAGCTCAGAACCTTCGTTCTCCCGGGTTCAACCATCGCCAGCGCCAAGCTTGATGTCTGCCGCGCGGTGGCAAGGAGGACGGAGAGAAGCGTTGCGAGGCTCGTCCTCGACTACGGCTTTGGCCAGAACGCCCTCGTCTACCTAAACAGGCTCAGCGACCTGCTCTTTATAATGGCGAGGGCGATAGAGAAGAGGGAGGGGAAGCTGAAGGAGGTCAAGTGA